In Lycium ferocissimum isolate CSIRO_LF1 chromosome 7, AGI_CSIRO_Lferr_CH_V1, whole genome shotgun sequence, the sequence AtatttaatatcataaaatttaaaaaacttttatttttaacgcCGAGCTCAATCAAATAAGTGACATAGATTGAAATGGAGCAGGTAGAGTTCAAAGAAGTATTTACTCCTCCATCATAATTTCTGCGACACCATTATTTCTAAATCATCCCAaaaaagaaccatctttctacATTTATTaactatttaactttaaaaatcacATTTTATATACTCTCCCTATCCAggcaaatgtttattttttcgATAATCGTTATTGGCCAAGCAATCTATGTTCATTCAAATTCAATTTATCACAGAATTATGACttcaactttttgtgaaccCAGAACTTTTCACGTGCTTTAAATAGTTCTTTTATCTGTGTATATATTCTCCAAAAAAACTGCAATCAAGCCAATAGCTCCAAGTGTTTTAAGTCCATtcattaaataaaatgaattaaaaaaaaaatgttgaaactATAGCATAGGAAGAGAGGAGGCAACGGTGCAAATATGTCATGTCGAAATAAATACATGCTTCGTGATATGGTGAAAGAGTTCAAGGGTACAAACGTGTCAGGTAGAAATGAATACATTCAGTAGTATACATTTGAAGAGTACTCAGgtctcatttgtttgcacttaatgagGCTCTGAATCTGAATTATTCAGATCTCAACCCATTaagtttatttgtttttttctttttaaaaccactTAATGCATCTGAATGTGTTCTGACCAAGATCGGATCCACAGTCGAAAATGCAGCATTGAAATAGCCTTAATCACTCAATGTTCAGATCTAGAAATACTATCTcaatcattcagatgtgcattcagattcagacggcTTAATCTTAATACAAACAAATGCCCCTAAGGCACAAATCCCGCCATGTAGAAATAAATGTATGCTCATATTTTGGAAGAGTACAAGGGCACAAATCTGCCGGGTCGAAATAAGTATATGCTTCATTATATATTGGAAGAGTACGAGGgtacaaataagaaaataacaataaAGTTTGATATACACAATTAGTTAGGTATAACACACTAACATTGACGAATTGAACTTTAATTTCAAATGCCCTTTTAATTTGTACAGGCTAAAAGCCAACTGAAGTTAAAAGGACTTATATCCTTActattacaacaacatacccagtgtagtccCCATAAATTGAGACTTATATCCTTACTATTATGCCTCTAATaaatatttatggatcaaaGTTTTTATGGACGTAATTTCTGGGGgtatttctctttttaaaactttaaaaactAATACTAACAGATACTACATATTTTCTCCGTTCTTGGAATATTCCGGAACTAAAGAAGAATACAAGGTAGGTGAAATTGAAAATTCGATCTTGATGTGAAAGGATGAAGCAAACCGAGTTGTTTTTTCCAACAATAACTTCTAAATATATACATCAATGAGGAAGACAAGCAGTGACACAGCAGCCTACATTTTGAACAATGAATGTTCAAAAGCAAATGAGCTACTAATTATTGCCCAAAAAGAACTAGCATAAGAGCTTTTCATAAAACTCTTTTTCTTCTATGAGATAAAGCTCACACCAAACTTTACTATCTAAATAGTGGTACCTAAAGAATATCATATCTATCTATACATATGTAATTGACCTTTTGACAAGAGAAATCCTTGATGCATCCCCACCTATCTCCTCAAAAACTACCAGCAAGTTTCCAGTTGGCTTCAACCAAGATCGAGGAACGTGGTACCTGATAGAAACCAATAGGTTAAAAGAGTTAGCAACTAATTAAGCTTCTCATTTATCTGCTAAGGGGAAAAAAAACTATGGATTTTAACTTATATAAattacaaaatgatttttatataatctgTGTATTTCAACCTTTTGTAGCAGATAACTGCCTTATTTGCTAGGTTATTAATCCCACTATCTATGGAAGCTAATTGTTTTATGGCCTGATAGTTTTAAAGTTCTTTCACACTGCGTATAGAAATTAAACTCAAATACTATTGATGATCTGCATACCATCTTTGTGTTGGCTGGCCACAACCAGTTTGGCACTTTCCTTGTCGATATGTTGCTGCATAAGTGCAAGGGCTGCAGTGTCCAGTGGCATAAGCGGTCCAGTATCTTCCGATGCTCTGCCCATTGATCCATACTTGACCCTTTCCCATACTACCCATGTCCAGTGCTAATGGACCACTTCCTCTTGGTGCATTGAAATATACCTGAAggtttcatgaaaaatatcaGTATTCATGGTCAAGATCAAGATTCCACCttttcatttctcataataACAGCTCTATGCGCCGACAATACCAATATTATCTTCGAACATCAATAATCTAAATCTTAATTTCAGGAAGTGTTATTAATTCTGAGGTTTAAAAGTTACAGCAAAAGAGTATAGAAGTGATTTCCATCATCAAATATATTTTTCGAAGGGTTCTTCATTTATGTTTTCCTTGTTACTACTAATCATCTGTGAAGCAATTCAATTTGGAAATTCTTCTGGCCTGTCCTCCATATAGACAGAAGCAAACATATTACCTTGTACCACGTAAGCGGTTGTCGTTGCCTTGCTATCAAAGAGCCTCCCACCCATTCAGCAGCAGATATGGCATTTGAAGCCAAGTTCATGGATTCACCTCTCAACCCCACCTGCCCAAAAACATTCAAAGTTGTGGTAAGTTCCTCTAAGATgccaaagcatgaatatgaaaTTAGGATGTGCACCTGATATGACCATTTCTGCCACGATAAGTCTCTTGGACCCTTGTCTAGCCCATGAAGAACAACTGGTCCAAGGACTCCTGTGTTCCATGTCTCATAACGTGCTCCGTTGTTCTTCAAATACAATGAACCAAGACACAAATGTTAAAACCCAATTTTGGCAAGCAAGAAAATTATGAGTGACTTATGAGATCCATAAATGCAGAAATATCAAGTTGTTGCTACTAATGATTAttccaaaataaaaattggTCATAGGATACTTTATTGAGAATCTTTGATCTCTTGAGTGAGAGACGTAAAAAGAGACTAACCGGCAATCCAACAGCTACACTGAGTAGGGAAATTCTGTTTATTCCAGCATGCATGTTAACACCTCCTGTAAATGTAACTCTACTGTTTTCTCGGTTTCCATATACTGAACCTGTAATCGGACCCTGGAACTCTTAGAATCCTAACATTTGATGTTTCTCAATACTAAAATGTTACCATGAGTCAACTAAAGGAAAGCATTTGCACCTGAAAGCCGTCCATTTATGTACACATGTAAGGCATGGCCTGCTGACTTCACAGTAAGAGTCAGATGTTGCCCTCGATGTAGAAATGATTCAGCTGAATTTATCTCAACACTGGAAAAAGTTCAATGAAATGGTCACGAATAAAAAAAACACGTTTGTCAGCAGGCATATAAAATGTTTTGTTCATACCTAGTGGTGTACCAAAGGTAGTCACTTGCATCCCTGGTAAcatttaattgctccaaaagaCCAACAACAGTGAGCTTTGAATCCGCATCAATGGTGGATACATCTTCGCTAAATGTTTCCCAAGAGCGCAGTTGTACGTTTGTGGGCAGCATTTTTGCAGTGGATGTCTTAACTCCAACCTGATTTGAAGAGCAAAAGATTTCATCACAGAGCATTTTCAGTAAATAGAATGCAAGTTGGCAACTGAGTACTTACTACATATCTTAGCTTCAATTCTCATCTTTGTGGATCATGTTAATGGGAATAAAAACCCAAGAGTTTGTTTTGTAGACACAATATTTTCAACTTATTATGAAGTATTATTTGGCTAGAAAGTAGTGAGTGGATGGTATGTGAAGAATGACTACAGCCTACTTTTAGCCACGGGTGGCAAATTAGTCCATGAAAACATGACCCGCCCAACCCGCTCAAGTTTGGGCTGGTTATTAACCCGCCCATTTATTAGCCCAGCCCACCAAAAATTGGGCTGATATATATCCCAGATTGACTTGAAATCTTGTccaaatattttcaagaaacattctttttatttgatatgtcatatatagccataataaagaaaaaaatagttttattaggtactaaaaaattataaatgaacaaacaaagaaattaaaacttggTAAGAATTGGACGGGTTGGGTTATGCCCCACTTTTTAGCCCATTCCAGCCCAACCCATTTCTGCCCAAGTAACTTTTGGACGGGTCAATAACCCACCCATTTATTAGCTCAACCCATTTTGACCCGCCCAAATTAAGCCCAgcccgcccatttgacacccgtAATGTTATCTATGGGGAGAATATTTATTAATGAATGACTCTTCAGCACCAATGAATAAAAAAGAGGATATACAAAAATAAGTGACCATCTTGATATATACATACCTTGGCAGTATTAAATACAGCATTTTTACAGTCTGGAAGAATGCTTATTGACCAAGGTGGCAGGTCGTAATGTTTGTGCTTAAAAGTCACCCTTGCATTTGAATTCAAATGGTAATTTGCAAGAAAAGCAGCACAATGTCCACCGGAAGAAAATACATGTGCCTGCAAAATGGAGAAGATTTCAGAATTTTAAAAGGCCAAACAATTATGAATCGGATACGTAAAAGAATGTCTCAATGtaacaaaagaaagaacaaaagagtTATCAATCATCTATAGTCATTTTAAATCTAAACATTAATTTGCATACTCATCCTCGTTGTCAAGGGCGGATGCAATATTTATTCTAAAggtcttttttcatttttggcgcATTGCCCGAAATTACTTACGGGCTCTAGCCAAAGTacacaaaacatatacactaattatgtatacaatatatatactatgtatattacatgtatatttacacttaatatacaaacatatacattcGCCGTCTATTATGTTTTACGACGGTCCAAAAAGGTAATTGTCCCTATATTTAATTTGCACCCACTGGCTAGATGACTCTGGTGCGGATGTCCGATACGGGTGCGGATCTAAATGTCGgatccttcatgatctaaattttaagatacGGGGATACGGATCCAGGTATGGATATgggtgcggggattcggctaaaaataattgaaatatctaaaaatagaattataaaacataaattatgagatattatgtggaaaacttgaggagaaaatattgatcaagaggagaattctagaaggaaataaaaggaaaagaagtgacatagaaatttcaatatacaaggtattccattttcttcaagtCCACCTtagcttttgttttgattacaGAAATCACTGGATCTGTCCGGAATTTCTCCggatattttggtcaaagtacccTAAAACAGTTGACCATATCGGATACggatcccacacccacacccatgtTGTGTCGACTGGTCTTTGCACcaaaagtgaagagtccgagtaacttaggtGGTGGGTGTTGTGGTACCCAACATCTAGTGGCATCCGTGTCTCTACTCGTAGTAACACACCTACCCCCAAAAATCTAATGAAAAAATCGACAGAAAGGAAAAAGATAAGATAAGAGTGGCACCTGTTCATAGTTCCCTAAAGCAGTAATGGTAGGATCAGCAGAAATCAGTGCTGGTTCACATAACTTGATAGCCTTATGAAGCTCCTTCAAATGGTCATACTTTGGCTGCCTAATCAAACCTGTAAAATAAGCATGGAGAACTGGTCAGGATATACAATGAAAGTTGCACTACATGTGAAGTTGTGCATCAAAATAGGTACTAGCTCAGTCTCTGACCATATTCATCAATAGGAGCATCATAGTCATAGCTGGTAGTGATGAAAGGCCCTCCAGCTGTTCTTCCAAAGTTGGTTCCCCCGTGATACTGTTCAAAGAGGAAAAAGGAGCATTGGTTAAGATAAAAAGTATCATCACAAGTTGCACGCATGATTGACTCCATAGCCGGTAAATCTCTTGATTTTTGATAAGTAAAACTATTGATATCATATTTCTTTAGAAATGACAATTGTAGAACTCTTGAGATCATTTTCTAACATTCATTTGGTAGGAATTTAATATGTAATGTCTGGAAGAATGAGAAGTACATAAAAGACATTGAATTTAAGGGAATTTtgcattataacttatgtagtGTTCTATAGTTTTGAGATTCAAacaatcttgtcccaaaaaatttcatacataataGATATGTACTTTCAAGCAACGGGCATATCATCAATCGGTAGAGAACTTCAGAGAACTAGTTATTAGTTAAATTCCATTATACAGAAACTGCAGTAATGAGAATCTACCCACCATATAATAATTCACTAAAGAGCCTCCTTTTTGAACAAACCGAGCAACTGCAAAGGCCAAATCTTCGACTGGTCGATGATGAACTGGACCgccaaaatcatcaaacctTTACACATCAAGAAACTTAAGTAAAAATCATTTcaacatggaaaagtattaATCACACCGCAAATGCCGAAGTATCCTCAATTTACCAGCCACTCCATGCCTCTGTCCATATCGTTGGCTTGTTGGGTTTGTTAGGGGAAAAGTAATCACAATAAAAACCATTGCAGGTGTTTATCTGTCACCAAAATGACGATTGAGTTAAGCATTACATTAGATTATCCCAAGCACTCAAAATCAGCTTTCCTATATAATTGTCTTTCTATATGAATATTTTCCAATTCTGGTAATTAAGAAGGGCAATGGAAATAACAAGCTGAAATATGGAGTTAAAACAGTTTACATTTAAATCTTTTCTAGTGGCGAAAAATTCCTTACCACTGGATCAGGGGCATCATCCTCCTTGCACATAATCCATGGGACCCCGGTACCCATTTCAACAGCCATTTTAGCCGCCCAAGTCATGTACGCATGACCAGGAGCACCGTATTTCTTAATTTCTAACCCATACTCGTTCTCAATCTGCATCAACACATCTAAACATAAGTATATCTATGATGCTTCATCATTGCAAAGCACCATACTGCACATGGGATGAGGAAACAAAACAAATGATCCAGTCTATGAATTTCCTCACATATCATTAAATAGATTGCTTAATGTACACAACAGATGCACCCAATAAGTAGTTTTTATCACTTAGTCATGAGTGGAATAGTAGAAAATCATACCTGAGACAGAATGATAGGACCACCTTGGGTCTGAAATAGCTTCTCATTCTTCATCATTTGGACAATTTTCGTGGTGAATCTTTGCATTTCCCTCTGCAAAGACAAACATGACAGTCCATTGTAATTTAGCTTCCAAGATGTTATACTTTTTCTGTAACCAAAATTCTACTACACACATAGGTGGATGTAGAGTACTAATACTTTTGACACggaacataaatttatgtgtaaaaatctacGAAATTTGTAGCagatagtagatatgaacccataactttaaaaataaaatatgtcaAATGCTAAGAATTTTAAAGGTTGAACCCATAAAGTTTAAATCTTGGATCCGCCTCTCACTACACATTAGGATGTTTCAGGCATACTACTTTTCCACTTGAAACATTGCCATAAGTGCaatccccttcttttttttttttttttttttttttttttttgtgtgtgtgtgtgtgtgtgtgtgagagagagagagagagagagagagagagaccttGAAAGGTTCATTATCAGTTCTAAAGGTGATACCAGGAACATACTTCAACCATACAGGAAAACCACTGAAATtacaaagaaacaaaaacataaaaatgttatggcattataaaAGAAACAATATCATAAATCAAAGCTCATATAGTAGCTTGATAACaaaaatcaaacttacccaaaaTTCCACTCTCCACAAATATAAGGCCCAATTCGAAGATGCATATAGAGCCCTGCCTTCTGAACCAGCTTTATGAATCGAACTAAATCATTACGTCCTTCAAAGTTGTACTATAAACCcacaaaaattaaaacattaaTATCACATTTTCACCAATGCTTCTCAGTAGAACAAAGAACTACCAGTATATGTGGAAAAAACAAAGATTTGACAGGAAAATATATTCACAATGAGCAATATAaacagaaagaaagagtaaaatACATTGCCAGGTGAAGGTTCATGAAGATTCCAAAACACATAGGTTTCAATAACATCCAATCCTCCATCTTTTGCTTTCTGTATAATCCCCTCCCACATCTGCATTATGTccattgttaaaaaaaataccatatatgaaaaaccaaaaaaaaaaaaaacctaaattttgtaaaaagagaaaatgcCATACCTCAGGAGTACTTCTGGGGTAATGAATGGAACCAGAtataagaatttttctttgtcCATTGATAATGAGAGACTTTCTATCATAAGTGACACTGCAATATCCAGTCTTGGATAcaaaaaacaacacaaaaaaaagcAAGAACCATTTGGTACCCATTATTAGAGAGAATATGCAAAATGCTTATCTCTACAACAATGGTGGAAAAAGCAAAGTTGGAAATGAGAATATGTGAATATTAAAGAAAAGAGGCCTGCAAAAGTGCAGACAAAAATGAGGACACTGACAAGAGTTTGTGACAGAAAAAAGTAGCAGTATATTGGATTTTGTTACTTCTGCATTTAACAATACAATGTGGTCATAAATGTTGAGAAATGAATGTtgggttttttgtttttggtatttTGCAAGCAAATGTCACTCCCAAGTCCCAATTTTATAGTAGAATAGAGCCGCCGACCTCTTGCGTTTGGTTCTTCAAGAAATTATGTCGTTA encodes:
- the LOC132065035 gene encoding beta-galactosidase 3-like, with the translated sequence MGTKWFLLFFVLFFVSKTGYCSVTYDRKSLIINGQRKILISGSIHYPRSTPEMWEGIIQKAKDGGLDVIETYVFWNLHEPSPGNYNFEGRNDLVRFIKLVQKAGLYMHLRIGPYICGEWNFGGFPVWLKYVPGITFRTDNEPFKREMQRFTTKIVQMMKNEKLFQTQGGPIILSQIENEYGLEIKKYGAPGHAYMTWAAKMAVEMGTGVPWIMCKEDDAPDPVINTCNGFYCDYFSPNKPNKPTIWTEAWSGWFDDFGGPVHHRPVEDLAFAVARFVQKGGSLVNYYMYHGGTNFGRTAGGPFITTSYDYDAPIDEYGLIRQPKYDHLKELHKAIKLCEPALISADPTITALGNYEQAHVFSSGGHCAAFLANYHLNSNARVTFKHKHYDLPPWSISILPDCKNAVFNTAKVGVKTSTAKMLPTNVQLRSWETFSEDVSTIDADSKLTVVGLLEQLNVTRDASDYLWYTTSVEINSAESFLHRGQHLTLTVKSAGHALHVYINGRLSGSVYGNRENSRVTFTGGVNMHAGINRISLLSVAVGLPNNGARYETWNTGVLGPVVLHGLDKGPRDLSWQKWSYQVGLRGESMNLASNAISAAEWVGGSLIARQRQPLTWYKVYFNAPRGSGPLALDMGSMGKGQVWINGQSIGRYWTAYATGHCSPCTYAATYRQGKCQTGCGQPTQRWYHVPRSWLKPTGNLLVVFEEIGGDASRISLVKRSITYV